In one Moritella sp. 5 genomic region, the following are encoded:
- a CDS encoding cupin domain-containing protein produces MKGLMSGLCLALLVAGNVSATESKPVTVEVLAKSTTSWDGSMLPSYPKGKPEVTILKIDIAPGVKLPLHEHPVINAGYLVSGELTVVTQDGEVLELKAGDTLVEVINKWHYGINKGDVPAEIVVFYAGVEGEPLTIKHK; encoded by the coding sequence ATGAAAGGTTTAATGAGTGGTTTATGTTTGGCGCTCTTAGTTGCTGGTAATGTATCAGCAACTGAATCCAAACCAGTGACGGTTGAAGTATTAGCTAAGTCGACAACTAGCTGGGATGGTTCTATGCTTCCGAGTTACCCAAAGGGTAAGCCGGAAGTTACGATCTTAAAAATTGATATTGCACCTGGTGTTAAGTTGCCTTTGCATGAGCATCCGGTGATTAATGCTGGTTATTTAGTGAGTGGTGAATTAACTGTTGTAACTCAAGACGGTGAGGTTTTGGAGCTTAAAGCAGGCGATACGCTTGTTGAAGTTATCAACAAATGGCATTACGGAATAAATAAAGGTGATGTACCAGCTGAAATTGTTGTTTTTTATGCTGGCGTTGAAGGGGAGCCTTTAACAATTAAGCATAAATAA
- a CDS encoding carboxymuconolactone decarboxylase family protein, whose product MAANPSTQYLKIKQRHPQLISAVESLGKVAKQEGPIDEKTAQLIQLAAAAAIRSEGAVHSHAKRALEAGVSVDEIRHALLLLTSTLGFPCVMAAMSWADEKL is encoded by the coding sequence ATGGCCGCAAATCCATCTACTCAATATTTAAAGATAAAACAAAGACACCCACAGTTGATTAGTGCTGTCGAATCTCTTGGTAAAGTGGCAAAACAGGAAGGACCAATAGATGAAAAAACCGCACAGTTAATTCAATTAGCTGCCGCTGCAGCCATTCGTTCTGAAGGTGCTGTTCATAGCCATGCCAAAAGGGCACTTGAAGCTGGCGTAAGCGTTGATGAAATTCGCCATGCATTACTGCTGCTCACAAGCACATTGGGTTTTCCTTGCGTTATGGCTGCAATGAGTTGGGCAGATGAAAAGTTATAG
- a CDS encoding aminoacyl-tRNA deacylase: protein MLMRKITHYLDQAYINYQSDHHPPGYTAQHVAEFSKTNGMSFAKTVIITADTKLVMIVMPAPYLIDFDNIAFSIGARYVNLAYEHQFSSMFPDCETGAMPPFGHLFNMPVYMSEELVKQEEVSFNAGDHAETIKMKTSDLIGLVQPTIISCGFHKSGSGYHHEHARQGKLRH, encoded by the coding sequence ATGCTCATGCGAAAAATCACCCATTATTTAGATCAGGCTTATATAAACTACCAAAGTGATCATCACCCACCCGGCTATACTGCTCAGCATGTTGCTGAATTTAGCAAGACTAACGGTATGTCTTTTGCTAAAACTGTCATAATAACAGCTGATACTAAGCTTGTTATGATTGTTATGCCCGCCCCTTACCTCATTGACTTCGATAATATTGCTTTTTCTATTGGCGCTCGTTACGTTAACTTAGCCTATGAACACCAGTTCAGTAGTATGTTTCCTGATTGTGAAACAGGTGCAATGCCTCCATTTGGTCATTTGTTTAACATGCCTGTTTATATGTCAGAAGAACTAGTGAAACAAGAGGAAGTAAGTTTTAATGCTGGCGATCATGCTGAAACTATTAAAATGAAAACATCAGATTTAATAGGATTAGTACAACCAACAATTATCAGTTGTGGTTTTCATAAATCTGGTAGTGGTTATCATCATGAACATGCTAGGCAAGGTAAATTAAGACATTAA
- the mog gene encoding molybdopterin adenylyltransferase produces MTKAKIGIVTVSDRASAGIYEDLSGKAIISVLNEYLISEWEPVYEVIPDEQDVIEATLIKMADEQNCSLIVTTGGTGPAKRDVTPEATEAVCDRMMPGFGELMRAESLKFVPTAILSRQTAGLRADSLIVNLPGKPKSIRECLDAVFPAIPYCIDLMDGPFLECDESVVKPFRPKAK; encoded by the coding sequence ATGACTAAAGCTAAAATCGGTATTGTGACAGTAAGTGATAGAGCCAGTGCTGGCATATATGAAGATCTTTCTGGTAAAGCCATTATCTCTGTATTGAATGAGTACCTGATTTCTGAGTGGGAACCTGTTTATGAAGTTATTCCAGATGAGCAAGATGTGATTGAAGCAACATTGATCAAAATGGCCGATGAGCAAAACTGCAGTTTGATTGTTACTACAGGTGGCACAGGCCCTGCTAAGCGTGACGTAACGCCAGAAGCGACAGAAGCTGTTTGTGATCGTATGATGCCTGGATTTGGCGAGTTAATGCGTGCAGAATCGCTAAAATTTGTTCCAACTGCAATTCTTTCTCGTCAAACGGCAGGATTACGTGCAGATTCATTAATCGTTAACTTGCCGGGTAAACCAAAATCAATCCGGGAATGTTTAGATGCTGTATTTCCAGCGATCCCTTATTGTATTGATTTGATGGATGGCCCTTTTCTTGAATGTGATGAGTCGGTGGTTAAACCGTTCCGCCCAAAAGCGAAATAA
- a CDS encoding HAD family phosphatase, which translates to MNYQAAIFDMDGLLLDTERVCKGIFEEACASLSIPFLENVYLDIIGRNSQGIEKVIRAGYGSDLDYPVLHDAWRIRYNAVVKHQAIPVKDGVVELLTWLKNNNIPTAVATSTQQDVATIKLKLAGLDHFFDNLTTGCEVKNGKPDPEIYLLAAGRLNIQPEQCLAFEDSNNGVLSAVSANMQTFQIPDLVQPSAEVLTLGHTVSASLSDVLKILKQSKQAA; encoded by the coding sequence GTGAATTACCAAGCAGCTATTTTTGATATGGATGGACTTCTTCTCGACACAGAGCGTGTTTGCAAAGGGATCTTTGAAGAAGCATGTGCATCATTATCGATTCCATTTTTAGAAAATGTTTATCTCGATATTATCGGTCGTAATTCTCAAGGCATAGAAAAAGTAATCCGTGCTGGTTACGGCAGTGATTTAGATTATCCAGTACTTCATGATGCATGGCGTATACGTTACAACGCCGTCGTTAAACATCAAGCTATTCCTGTTAAAGACGGTGTTGTTGAGTTACTCACTTGGTTAAAAAATAATAATATTCCTACTGCGGTTGCGACGTCAACACAACAAGATGTTGCAACAATCAAATTAAAGCTTGCTGGCTTAGACCACTTTTTTGATAATTTGACAACAGGATGCGAAGTTAAGAATGGCAAACCCGACCCAGAAATTTACTTGCTTGCAGCAGGTCGTTTAAATATTCAGCCGGAACAATGTTTAGCCTTTGAAGATTCCAATAACGGCGTTTTATCTGCCGTAAGCGCTAATATGCAAACATTTCAAATCCCAGATCTCGTGCAACCCAGTGCTGAAGTTTTAACATTGGGTCATACTGTAAGCGCGTCTTTATCAGACGTTTTAAAGATTCTAAAGCAAAGTAAACAAGCCGCTTAA
- the dcuC gene encoding anaerobic C4-dicarboxylate transporter DcuC translates to MLELFIGLIVTVGVGYFIVKEYKAAGVLLTAGITLLIITGLLGKQILPSSITSTGNTITDSLEFVKYMLQYRGGGLGMQIMLLCGFASYMTKIDANNVVVKQFSKPLSLIKSPYTLLVAAYIVACLMSLAVSSATGLGVLLMATLFPMMTAMGISRPAAVAVCASPAAIILSPTSGDVVVAAEKSGLPLHVFSVETVLPVSICAILVMAAAAFLWNRYLDKKENTPMVKTDISEITVTAPGYYSILPFLPIIGVFVFNGSTIKGLELDIYTIVVFSIFISAVIDFITKRLDGKATLEDLESCYEGMANAFKGVVMLLVAAGVFAQGLMSIGAIDNLIGLAEAAGAGGFALMLILTGLTVAAAIATGSGNAPFYAFVELAPTLAGKMGLNPAFLIIPMLQASNLGRTVSPVAGVIVATSGMGKVSPFEVVKRTSVPVLAGLITVIAGTMVLVPMYA, encoded by the coding sequence ATGTTAGAGTTATTCATTGGTTTAATCGTGACTGTCGGTGTCGGTTACTTCATCGTCAAAGAATACAAGGCAGCGGGAGTATTACTCACAGCTGGTATTACACTACTTATCATAACAGGCTTACTTGGCAAGCAAATTCTCCCTTCAAGTATAACAAGCACAGGGAATACCATTACAGACTCATTAGAATTTGTTAAATATATGCTGCAATATCGTGGAGGCGGCTTAGGGATGCAAATCATGTTGTTATGTGGTTTTGCATCTTACATGACAAAAATTGATGCCAACAATGTTGTTGTTAAACAATTTTCAAAACCATTATCACTTATCAAATCTCCTTACACCCTCCTTGTTGCCGCTTACATAGTTGCCTGCTTAATGTCACTGGCGGTAAGCTCTGCAACAGGACTTGGTGTATTACTTATGGCTACCTTATTCCCAATGATGACAGCAATGGGAATATCTCGACCAGCTGCTGTTGCTGTTTGTGCATCTCCTGCTGCTATTATTTTGTCACCAACATCTGGCGATGTTGTTGTAGCCGCAGAAAAATCAGGATTACCACTACATGTGTTTTCTGTTGAAACCGTACTACCCGTATCTATTTGTGCCATCCTAGTGATGGCAGCTGCGGCATTTTTATGGAATCGTTATTTAGACAAAAAAGAAAACACGCCAATGGTAAAAACTGACATATCAGAAATAACAGTAACTGCGCCGGGTTATTATTCCATCCTACCATTCCTACCTATCATAGGTGTTTTTGTATTTAATGGCTCAACAATTAAAGGGCTAGAACTTGATATCTACACTATCGTAGTTTTTTCCATTTTCATTAGTGCTGTTATCGACTTTATCACTAAACGGTTAGATGGGAAGGCAACCTTAGAAGACTTAGAGTCTTGCTATGAAGGGATGGCAAATGCTTTTAAAGGTGTCGTCATGCTATTAGTTGCTGCAGGTGTCTTTGCACAGGGCTTGATGTCGATTGGTGCTATTGATAATTTAATCGGCCTTGCGGAGGCAGCTGGTGCAGGCGGATTTGCATTAATGCTCATTTTAACAGGTCTCACTGTAGCTGCAGCAATAGCAACAGGCTCAGGCAACGCCCCTTTCTATGCATTTGTTGAACTTGCTCCTACACTGGCCGGTAAAATGGGCTTAAACCCAGCGTTCTTAATTATCCCGATGTTACAAGCATCGAACCTCGGTCGTACTGTGTCTCCGGTAGCGGGTGTCATTGTAGCGACAAGTGGTATGGGAAAAGTCAGTCCATTTGAAGTTGTTAAGCGAACGTCAGTACCCGTATTAGCAGGTCTAATTACCGTTATCGCAGGTACTATGGTTCTTGTTCCTATGTATGCTTAG
- a CDS encoding iron-containing alcohol dehydrogenase, whose product MLNFTFQNPTRIHFGDDQIKAISKEIPIDAKVLVTYGGGSIKSNGVYDQVVAALSEHNWVEFSGIEPNPTYDQLIKAVDVINEHNVDYILAVGGGSVVDGSKFIAAAAVFEGDDAWDILSKYAPITKALPLGAVLTLPATGSESNGGAVITRDGSKLSFGSPLVRPTFAILDPAVSLSLSDRQISNGVVDAFVHIMEQYMTYSINAKVQDRFSEGLLLTLIEEGPKALKPETKDDLEIRGNIMWSATMALNGLIGAGVPHDWATHMIGHELTAAHGVDHARSLSIVLPAVMKVLREDKRSKLLQYAERVWNITVADEDEKIDQAIAKTEAFFKAMEVPTRLTDAGITFNDIDNLIAKLEKHGMVALGERKNITLEVSRQILEVAL is encoded by the coding sequence GACGCTAAAGTATTAGTGACTTACGGCGGTGGTTCAATTAAGTCAAATGGTGTATATGACCAAGTTGTAGCTGCATTGTCTGAACATAACTGGGTTGAGTTTTCAGGTATCGAACCAAACCCAACTTATGACCAATTAATTAAAGCTGTCGATGTTATTAATGAGCACAATGTTGATTACATTCTTGCAGTCGGTGGTGGTTCTGTTGTTGATGGCAGCAAATTCATTGCAGCTGCAGCTGTATTTGAAGGCGATGATGCTTGGGATATCCTAAGTAAATACGCACCAATTACTAAAGCATTACCATTGGGTGCAGTATTAACGTTACCAGCAACGGGTTCAGAGTCAAATGGTGGTGCTGTTATTACACGTGATGGCAGCAAGTTATCATTTGGTAGTCCATTAGTACGTCCAACGTTTGCGATTTTAGATCCAGCAGTGAGCTTAAGCTTATCTGATCGTCAAATCAGTAATGGTGTTGTTGATGCATTTGTTCATATTATGGAACAATACATGACGTATAGCATTAACGCGAAAGTACAAGACCGTTTTTCTGAAGGGTTATTGCTGACGCTTATCGAAGAAGGGCCAAAAGCATTAAAACCTGAGACTAAAGACGATTTAGAGATCCGCGGTAATATTATGTGGTCGGCAACGATGGCGTTAAACGGTCTTATTGGTGCTGGCGTACCACATGATTGGGCAACACATATGATTGGTCATGAATTAACTGCCGCCCACGGTGTTGATCATGCGCGTAGTTTATCAATCGTGTTACCTGCAGTAATGAAAGTACTACGTGAAGACAAGCGCAGTAAATTACTGCAATATGCTGAACGTGTCTGGAATATTACAGTTGCCGATGAAGATGAAAAAATCGATCAAGCGATAGCAAAAACAGAAGCATTTTTTAAAGCAATGGAAGTTCCAACAAGGCTTACGGATGCAGGTATTACGTTTAATGATATTGACAACTTAATTGCTAAATTAGAGAAACACGGCATGGTGGCATTGGGTGAGCGTAAAAATATCACTTTGGAAGTAAGCCGTCAGATTTTAGAAGTTGCATTATAA